A region of bacterium DNA encodes the following proteins:
- a CDS encoding deoxyguanosinetriphosphate triphosphohydrolase, with the protein MNPRERTEAWEEQLLAPYAARSAATRGRTRPELPDSIRTDFQRDRDRVVHSKAFRRLMHKTQVFIAPEGDHYRTRLTHTLEVAQIARTIARALRLNEDLTEAIVLAHDLGHPPFGHAGEEALNEVMAAHGGFRHDVQSLRVVELLERRRTSDGRIEHGLNLAWEVRDGIGGHSKGPTDLETLPPIDETPADALPHTVEGQLARVSDRIAYVHHDTDDAIRAGLIGEQDVPAAVREVLGETRGQWVDVTVRDIVERSAERPRIEMGDAIRRALNELKDFLFERVYRGSAAKSDVGKAQRLLRELFDYFVAHPGEMGDESREPLESGQTTVPRAVCDFLAGMTDRFAIRTHERLFVPRAWESSE; encoded by the coding sequence GTGAATCCTCGCGAGAGGACCGAGGCGTGGGAGGAACAACTGCTCGCGCCCTACGCCGCCCGCAGCGCCGCGACGCGGGGGCGGACCAGGCCGGAGCTTCCGGACTCCATCCGCACCGACTTCCAGCGCGACCGCGACCGGGTCGTTCACTCGAAAGCGTTCCGGCGCCTCATGCACAAGACGCAGGTCTTCATCGCGCCCGAAGGCGACCACTACCGCACGCGGCTCACGCACACCCTCGAGGTCGCGCAGATCGCCCGCACGATTGCCCGCGCGCTCAGGCTCAACGAGGACCTCACCGAGGCGATCGTCCTCGCCCACGACCTGGGCCACCCGCCGTTCGGGCATGCCGGCGAAGAGGCGCTGAACGAAGTGATGGCCGCCCACGGCGGCTTCCGTCACGACGTGCAGAGCCTGCGGGTCGTGGAACTGCTGGAACGGCGCCGTACGAGCGACGGCAGGATCGAACACGGGCTCAACCTGGCGTGGGAAGTCCGCGACGGGATCGGCGGGCACTCCAAGGGACCGACGGATCTCGAGACACTGCCGCCGATCGACGAGACACCCGCGGACGCCCTGCCGCACACGGTGGAGGGACAGCTGGCCCGCGTCTCCGACCGCATCGCCTACGTCCACCATGATACAGACGACGCCATCCGTGCGGGATTGATCGGCGAACAAGACGTTCCGGCCGCGGTGCGAGAGGTGCTCGGCGAGACGCGCGGCCAGTGGGTCGACGTCACGGTGCGCGACATCGTCGAGCGCTCGGCGGAAAGGCCCCGGATCGAGATGGGCGACGCGATCCGGCGCGCGCTCAACGAGCTCAAGGACTTTCTGTTCGAGCGGGTCTATCGCGGGTCGGCTGCCAAATCCGACGTCGGTAAGGCCCAGCGGCTGCTGCGCGAGCTGTTCGACTACTTTGTCGCGCACCCCGGCGAGATGGGCGATGAGTCGCGGGAGCCGCTCGAGAGCGGGCAGACGACTGTGCCGCGCGCGGTCTGCGACTTTCTTGCCGGAATGACCGACCGCTTCGCGATCCGCACCCACGAACGGCTCTTCGTGCCGCGCGCCTGGGAGAGCAGCGAGTAG
- a CDS encoding cytochrome C oxidase subunit IV family protein, with the protein MSDSQAGHGAPEHGEAEVVHAQPLPESVTRAYLVGFVVLLVLTAIEASTVLAWHLPAAVRVTVLIISASIKASLIGAYYMNLKFERVAMIGIAVSPLLLAVLMFFMIAPDAAQRFGAR; encoded by the coding sequence ATGAGCGATTCGCAGGCGGGTCACGGCGCGCCGGAGCACGGCGAGGCGGAGGTCGTGCACGCGCAGCCGCTTCCGGAGAGCGTCACGCGCGCGTATCTGGTGGGCTTCGTGGTGCTGCTGGTGCTCACCGCGATCGAGGCGAGCACCGTCCTCGCGTGGCACCTGCCCGCGGCCGTTCGCGTGACAGTCCTGATCATCTCCGCGTCGATCAAGGCCTCGCTGATCGGCGCCTATTACATGAACCTCAAGTTCGAACGGGTGGCGATGATCGGCATCGCGGTCTCGCCGCTGCTCCTCGCGGTGCTGATGTTCTTCATGATCGCGCCGGACGCGGCGCAGCGGTTCGGGGCGCGGTAA
- a CDS encoding cytochrome c oxidase subunit 3, protein MAATETRGEGTTLAERWAGGRSPWDVSWGKLMMWLFLASDAMTFAGLLVALWAARFSAPIWPNRAEILNIRLAAGMTAILIFSSTTMALSVYAMRRGWRRPAVRFLAATVVAGAVFVSLQALEWSHLIGDGAGLAGNPWGVPAFSFTFFTITGLHGLHVLGGVIYLWAMAVRLAKGLSSEDGLEIAGLYWGFVDLVWVFIWPSIYLL, encoded by the coding sequence ATGGCGGCAACCGAGACTCGGGGAGAAGGCACGACGCTGGCGGAGCGCTGGGCCGGCGGACGGTCGCCGTGGGACGTCAGCTGGGGCAAGCTGATGATGTGGCTGTTCCTCGCCTCGGACGCGATGACGTTCGCCGGACTCCTCGTCGCGCTTTGGGCGGCGCGGTTCAGCGCCCCGATATGGCCGAACCGGGCGGAGATCCTGAACATCCGGCTCGCCGCCGGGATGACCGCGATCTTGATCTTCAGCAGCACGACGATGGCCCTCTCCGTCTACGCGATGCGGCGCGGCTGGCGGCGGCCGGCGGTCCGGTTCCTCGCCGCGACCGTCGTCGCGGGCGCCGTGTTCGTGAGCCTCCAGGCGCTCGAGTGGTCGCATCTGATCGGGGACGGCGCCGGGTTGGCCGGCAACCCGTGGGGCGTGCCCGCGTTCAGCTTCACGTTCTTCACGATCACGGGCCTGCACGGGCTGCACGTGCTCGGCGGCGTCATCTATCTGTGGGCGATGGCGGTTCGCCTCGCCAAGGGGTTGTCGTCCGAAGACGGCCTCGAGATCGCGGGCCTGTACTGGGGGTTCGTCGATCTGGTGTGGGTCTTCATCTGGCCGTCGATCTATCTGCTGTAG
- a CDS encoding cytochrome c oxidase subunit 3, giving the protein MSTKLDAVTARAIETHRGGPGARRPSGPAGVGPGGRGDGPAASGPAVGTAVIGMIAALTAVTMLFVAFTTAYLARRQEPGWGALVMPPVLWLTTAILLASSGTLEWARRRIAAGDIRGLQRGLTATAWLGGAFVLGQIVAWRSLAAQGAYISSNQHSGFFYLLTGAHGAHLLGGLTALGVIVWKAHAGRYGVASHAGIGVFALYWHFMDLLWLYLFALLFWA; this is encoded by the coding sequence ATGAGCACTAAGCTGGACGCCGTGACCGCGCGCGCGATCGAGACGCACCGGGGCGGCCCGGGAGCCCGCCGCCCGTCGGGGCCGGCCGGCGTTGGGCCCGGCGGCCGCGGGGACGGCCCGGCCGCATCGGGGCCCGCCGTCGGCACGGCCGTGATCGGAATGATCGCGGCGCTGACCGCGGTGACGATGCTGTTCGTCGCGTTCACGACGGCGTATCTCGCGCGGCGGCAGGAGCCGGGTTGGGGCGCGCTGGTGATGCCGCCGGTCCTCTGGCTCACCACGGCGATTCTTCTCGCCAGCAGCGGCACGCTCGAGTGGGCGCGCCGCCGCATCGCCGCCGGCGACATCCGAGGCCTGCAGCGCGGTCTCACGGCGACGGCATGGCTCGGCGGGGCGTTCGTCCTCGGGCAGATCGTCGCGTGGCGGTCGCTCGCCGCGCAGGGCGCGTACATCTCGTCCAACCAACACAGCGGGTTCTTCTACCTGCTCACGGGCGCCCACGGGGCCCATCTCCTCGGCGGCCTCACCGCGCTCGGCGTCATCGTCTGGAAGGCGCACGCCGGGCGGTACGGGGTGGCTTCGCACGCCGGCATCGGCGTGTTCGCGCTGTACTGGCATTTCATGGACCTGTTGTGGCTCTATCTCTTTGCCCTGCTGTTTTGGGCCTGA
- a CDS encoding cbb3-type cytochrome c oxidase subunit I, whose amino-acid sequence MDALAVHEGAAGHEAHTESFVRHYIFSLDHKMIGKQYYLTTLLMAMVGGALAMLMRAHLGWPQNGTLDPGQYLAAATMHGTVMIFFFLTSILTGAFGNFLIPLMIGARDMAFPFLNMLSYWTLVPGVLVVLASFFVPGGPAGNGWTSYAPLSAVAKFSPGSGLGQTLWAISIMFVLFSSLFGSLNFLTTIINMRARGMSMGRLPLTLWGIFITAILAVLSFPVLTAAVVMLILDRTAGTSFFVPANLLVAGQVLGNKNGDALLWQHMFWFFGHPEVYILILTPMGIVSDVISTFSRKPIFGYKAMVLSISAIGFLSFLVWGHHMFVSGMSPLLGAAFLGSTIAIAVPSAIKTFNWCTTLWQGRIHFTTAMLFAIAFVSLFVTGGLSGIFLAAAPVDIYLHDTYFVIAHFHFVMAAAALFSIFAGTYYWFPKMFGRMMDERLGKIHFVFTFLGIYATFFPMHFLGFMGNSRRLYDTSTYPFLSHAGPIDVFISLSAFMLGAAQFVFIYNFFKSMLHGPVAEQNPWHANSLEWAAPSPPPHGNWGPSLPVVYRWPYDYSVPGAAQDYSPQWQAEPVAAVAAGPAHTAGPSPSGDEH is encoded by the coding sequence ATGGATGCCCTCGCCGTACACGAAGGAGCGGCCGGTCACGAGGCCCACACCGAGAGCTTCGTCCGCCACTACATCTTCAGTCTCGACCACAAGATGATCGGCAAGCAGTACTACCTGACAACGCTGTTGATGGCGATGGTCGGCGGCGCTCTGGCGATGCTGATGCGCGCCCACCTGGGCTGGCCCCAGAACGGCACCCTGGACCCCGGCCAGTACCTGGCCGCGGCCACCATGCACGGCACGGTGATGATCTTCTTCTTCCTCACCTCGATCCTCACCGGCGCGTTCGGGAACTTCCTGATCCCGCTGATGATCGGGGCGCGGGACATGGCGTTCCCGTTCCTGAACATGCTGTCGTACTGGACGCTGGTCCCGGGGGTCCTGGTCGTGCTGGCGTCGTTCTTCGTGCCCGGCGGGCCGGCCGGCAACGGCTGGACGTCGTACGCGCCCTTGTCGGCAGTGGCAAAGTTCTCCCCGGGCTCCGGCCTCGGCCAGACGCTGTGGGCGATCTCGATCATGTTCGTGCTGTTCTCGTCGCTCTTCGGCTCGCTCAACTTCCTCACCACGATCATCAACATGCGCGCGCGCGGGATGTCGATGGGCCGGCTGCCGCTCACGCTGTGGGGCATCTTCATCACCGCGATCCTCGCCGTGCTCTCCTTCCCCGTGCTGACGGCCGCCGTGGTGATGTTGATCCTGGATCGGACGGCCGGCACCAGCTTCTTCGTCCCGGCGAATCTGCTGGTCGCGGGGCAGGTGCTCGGCAACAAGAACGGCGACGCCCTCCTCTGGCAGCACATGTTCTGGTTCTTCGGCCATCCGGAAGTCTACATCCTGATCCTCACGCCGATGGGGATCGTCTCCGATGTGATCTCGACGTTCTCGCGCAAACCGATCTTCGGCTACAAGGCGATGGTGCTGTCGATCTCGGCGATCGGGTTCCTGAGCTTCCTCGTGTGGGGCCACCACATGTTCGTGAGCGGGATGTCGCCGCTGCTCGGCGCCGCGTTCCTCGGGTCGACGATCGCGATCGCCGTGCCGTCGGCGATCAAAACGTTCAACTGGTGCACGACGCTGTGGCAGGGCCGCATCCATTTCACGACCGCGATGCTGTTCGCGATCGCGTTCGTGTCGCTGTTCGTGACCGGCGGGCTCAGCGGGATCTTCCTCGCGGCCGCGCCGGTCGACATCTACCTGCACGACACGTACTTCGTGATCGCGCACTTCCACTTCGTGATGGCCGCCGCGGCGCTCTTCTCGATCTTCGCCGGCACCTACTACTGGTTCCCGAAGATGTTCGGGCGCATGATGGACGAGCGCCTCGGCAAGATCCACTTCGTGTTCACGTTCCTCGGGATTTACGCGACGTTCTTCCCGATGCATTTCCTTGGATTCATGGGGAACAGCCGCCGGCTGTACGACACGAGCACGTACCCGTTTCTGAGCCACGCCGGCCCGATCGACGTCTTCATCTCGTTGAGCGCGTTCATGCTCGGCGCGGCGCAGTTCGTGTTCATCTACAACTTCTTCAAGAGCATGCTCCACGGGCCCGTCGCGGAGCAGAACCCCTGGCACGCCAACTCCCTGGAGTGGGCGGCGCCGTCGCCGCCCCCGCACGGCAACTGGGGACCGTCGCTGCCGGTGGTCTACCGGTGGCCGTACGACTACTCGGTGCCCGGCGCGGCCCAGGACTACAGCCCGCAGTGGCAGGCGGAACCCGTCGCGGCGGTCGCGGCCGGGCCCGCGCATACCGCGGGCCCGTCCCCTTCAGGGGATGAGCACTAA
- a CDS encoding cytochrome c oxidase subunit II, with protein MDSGSTMPRDERTAGRWMGVLILFILAAGIVSFVVAAHIWWLQPLASKQGAAADEMFNAILAATAIAFIAVHLFIAIALIRYAAHGRRPAAHWHEHLGAELTWTLVPAAGLVILAILAEIVWAHVYSPPPANAQLVEVTARQFLWYVRYPGPDGKLARTDPKFISAGNPLGLDPGDPDSKTNVVVTNEFHAVNNRPVRVEIRSLDVIHSFFLPNFRVKQDAVPGRTVSVWFTPDRAGAYQIACAQLCGVGHYTMRGNIVVETDQAAFDAWLAKQGQH; from the coding sequence ATGGACTCTGGGTCGACTATGCCGCGCGACGAACGGACCGCGGGGCGCTGGATGGGCGTGCTGATTCTGTTCATCCTCGCCGCGGGCATCGTGTCGTTCGTCGTCGCGGCGCACATCTGGTGGCTGCAGCCGCTCGCGTCCAAACAGGGTGCGGCGGCCGACGAGATGTTCAACGCGATCCTCGCCGCGACGGCGATCGCCTTCATCGCCGTTCACCTGTTCATCGCGATCGCGCTGATCCGCTACGCCGCGCACGGCCGGCGGCCGGCGGCCCACTGGCACGAGCACCTCGGCGCGGAGCTGACGTGGACCCTCGTCCCCGCGGCGGGCCTCGTGATCCTCGCCATTCTCGCGGAGATCGTCTGGGCGCACGTCTACAGCCCGCCGCCGGCGAATGCGCAGCTGGTGGAGGTCACGGCCCGGCAGTTTCTATGGTACGTGCGCTACCCCGGCCCGGACGGCAAGCTCGCCCGCACCGATCCGAAGTTCATCAGCGCCGGCAATCCGCTCGGCCTCGATCCCGGCGACCCCGACAGCAAGACCAACGTGGTCGTCACGAACGAATTCCACGCCGTAAACAACCGCCCCGTCCGCGTCGAGATCCGCTCGCTCGATGTCATTCACAGCTTCTTCCTGCCGAACTTCCGCGTGAAGCAGGACGCCGTCCCCGGACGCACCGTGTCCGTCTGGTTCACGCCCGACCGCGCCGGCGCGTATCAGATCGCGTGCGCGCAGCTCTGCGGGGTCGGCCATTATACGATGCGTGGTAACATCGTCGTTGAAACCGACCAGGCCGCGTTCGACGCCTGGCTGGCGAAGCAAGGGCAGCACTAG
- a CDS encoding sulfocyanin-like copper-binding protein: protein MFVSRTLVRVLCLAASAAAAAALSSVPRAHAAAEAAFTVIANQTAANAGQNFNGVAKGRLVITVAPGTPVHVKFVNDKTAALPHSLQVIPLRGSAQSPVLPAQADPQPAFPGAETPNAGIPGTPPGKTVDVRFTASKAGHYLFICGYPGHALLGMYGTFNVTPGAKPSLSVAK, encoded by the coding sequence ATGTTCGTTTCGCGCACGCTGGTCCGGGTGCTCTGTCTCGCCGCGTCGGCGGCGGCCGCCGCCGCGCTGTCGTCGGTTCCCCGCGCGCACGCCGCGGCAGAGGCCGCGTTTACCGTCATCGCCAACCAGACCGCGGCGAACGCCGGGCAGAACTTCAACGGCGTCGCCAAGGGGCGCCTCGTCATCACCGTGGCGCCCGGTACGCCCGTGCACGTGAAGTTCGTCAACGACAAGACGGCCGCGCTGCCCCACAGCCTTCAGGTGATCCCGCTCAGGGGCTCCGCGCAGTCGCCCGTTCTTCCCGCCCAGGCCGATCCGCAGCCCGCCTTCCCGGGCGCCGAAACGCCGAACGCCGGGATTCCGGGCACGCCGCCCGGCAAAACCGTCGACGTGCGGTTCACCGCGTCAAAGGCGGGCCACTACCTCTTCATCTGCGGATACCCCGGCCACGCGCTGCTCGGCATGTACGGAACGTTCAACGTGACGCCGGGCGCCAAACCCAGCCTGTCCGTCGCGAAATAG
- a CDS encoding branched-chain amino acid ABC transporter substrate-binding protein: MVGTWRHRVLGLVVAAMLVVSMVALGSLPRTHAAASKTLFVGITLPLTGADAEDAELIKDGAMLAIDQANAKGGVAGYKIEAIILDSGTATAGQYDPAQAATNTRKLVANMGVVANIGPQMSGEGKAMSAILSEADMATITPSSTNPDITNPAMASQYRPKGKAVYFRTVTTDAFQGPNMANYYAETLHVKTVYVLDDSGAYGVGIADSFSKRAAEKGIKILGRDQLNPKEADYTTILTKIKGLNPDALYYGGVGQAGVKLTKQAYDVIPKMPKGGGDGMYGGTILTGGGFPAVEGWYATIAGPHLLENPEAQPWLKAFQAKYNKVPQDYSITAYDAALVILDAIKRVAATGKTPDRHNVRDAIQTSNLKTLQGTISFDKNGDINSRVVSVFKIVHDAKYKDDDIIHQYKYVGVAPQN, encoded by the coding sequence ATGGTAGGAACTTGGCGTCACCGTGTGCTTGGGCTCGTCGTTGCGGCCATGCTGGTGGTCTCGATGGTCGCTCTGGGCAGCCTCCCACGCACGCACGCCGCCGCATCCAAGACGCTCTTCGTCGGCATTACGCTGCCGTTGACCGGCGCGGATGCCGAGGACGCGGAGCTGATCAAGGACGGCGCGATGCTTGCGATCGACCAGGCCAACGCGAAAGGCGGGGTGGCGGGCTACAAGATCGAAGCGATCATCCTCGACTCAGGGACGGCGACTGCCGGACAGTACGATCCGGCGCAGGCCGCCACCAACACGCGCAAGCTCGTCGCGAACATGGGGGTGGTCGCGAACATCGGCCCGCAGATGAGCGGCGAGGGCAAGGCGATGTCGGCGATCTTGAGCGAAGCCGACATGGCGACGATCACTCCCAGCTCGACGAACCCGGACATCACGAACCCAGCGATGGCGTCTCAGTATCGGCCCAAGGGCAAGGCGGTCTACTTCCGCACCGTCACCACGGACGCGTTCCAGGGGCCGAACATGGCCAACTACTACGCCGAGACGCTGCACGTGAAGACGGTGTACGTGCTGGACGACTCCGGCGCGTACGGCGTCGGCATCGCGGACTCGTTCTCGAAGCGGGCCGCGGAGAAGGGCATCAAGATACTCGGCCGCGACCAGCTCAACCCGAAGGAAGCCGACTACACGACGATTCTGACCAAGATCAAGGGGCTCAACCCCGACGCGCTCTACTACGGCGGCGTCGGACAGGCCGGCGTCAAGCTGACGAAGCAGGCCTACGACGTAATCCCCAAGATGCCCAAGGGCGGCGGAGACGGCATGTACGGCGGCACCATTCTGACCGGCGGCGGGTTCCCCGCGGTGGAGGGCTGGTACGCGACGATCGCCGGCCCGCACCTCCTCGAGAACCCCGAAGCGCAGCCGTGGCTCAAGGCGTTCCAGGCCAAGTACAACAAGGTGCCGCAGGACTACTCGATCACGGCGTACGATGCGGCGCTCGTTATTCTGGATGCGATCAAGCGGGTGGCCGCGACGGGCAAGACGCCGGACCGGCACAACGTGCGCGACGCGATCCAGACCAGCAACCTGAAGACCCTGCAGGGCACGATTTCGTTCGACAAGAACGGCGACATCAACAGCCGGGTCGTCAGCGTGTTCAAGATCGTGCACGATGCGAAGTACAAGGATGACGACATCATCCACCAGTACAAGTACGTCGGCGTAGCACCTCAGAACTAG
- a CDS encoding branched-chain amino acid ABC transporter permease, translating into MTHHDVLVQQVINGLSLGAMYSLLALGFTMVYGIIELINFAHFNIFMVGSFIAAIALHTLGVSGQGRALYGLPLIAALVFAFAAAMLFCGALGVVIERVGLRPMRHVKGTAAMITTIGISYILFNVVLLRTGASTMNYPNPVPVFGWPIGGATLRLREVLLWSVALILMTVLQIFVRRTKIGKAMRATAQDSEAARMMGIDVDRVVMLTFFIGSALAGAAGLIFGLYYNFTSFLIGYTAGLRAFTAAVLGGIGNIVGAMIGGLVIGLIESVGGQILQVRWTDVIIFSILILVLVFRPTGLLGISTPTKS; encoded by the coding sequence ATGACCCACCACGACGTACTCGTGCAGCAGGTCATCAACGGCCTGAGCCTGGGGGCGATGTACTCGCTGCTCGCCCTCGGCTTCACCATGGTCTACGGCATCATCGAGCTGATCAACTTCGCCCACTTCAACATCTTTATGGTCGGGTCGTTCATCGCGGCGATCGCGCTGCACACCTTGGGCGTCTCGGGACAGGGGCGGGCCCTCTACGGACTGCCGCTCATCGCGGCGCTCGTGTTCGCGTTCGCGGCGGCGATGCTGTTCTGCGGCGCGCTCGGCGTGGTGATCGAGCGCGTGGGGCTCCGGCCGATGCGGCATGTCAAGGGCACCGCGGCGATGATCACGACGATCGGCATCTCGTACATTCTGTTCAACGTCGTGCTGCTGCGGACCGGCGCGTCGACCATGAACTATCCGAACCCCGTGCCGGTGTTCGGATGGCCGATCGGCGGGGCGACGCTCCGGCTTCGCGAAGTGCTGCTGTGGAGCGTGGCGTTGATCCTCATGACCGTGCTGCAGATTTTCGTGCGCCGCACCAAGATCGGCAAGGCGATGCGCGCCACGGCGCAGGATTCGGAGGCGGCGCGGATGATGGGCATCGATGTCGACCGGGTGGTGATGCTGACGTTCTTCATCGGGTCGGCGCTCGCGGGCGCGGCCGGGCTGATCTTCGGCCTGTACTACAATTTCACGAGCTTTCTCATCGGCTACACGGCGGGCCTGCGGGCGTTCACCGCGGCGGTCCTCGGCGGCATCGGGAACATCGTGGGGGCGATGATCGGCGGGCTGGTCATCGGCCTGATCGAGTCGGTCGGCGGCCAGATTCTCCAGGTGCGGTGGACGGACGTCATCATCTTCTCGATCCTGATTCTCGTGCTGGTGTTCCGCCCGACCGGTCTGCTCGGGATCTCCACCCCGACCAAGTCGTGA
- a CDS encoding ATP-binding cassette domain-containing protein yields the protein MADVSPAEVSSLHTIDGEPQVAPPPTQTPAWRAIAAPVLRPFERIPAAARARLAGVLLLAAALAFPVLHSNGGDVDAATNALCFAALALGLNIVVGFAGLLDLGYAAFFAIGAYTYGILASGQLHPLWTPAWQPLAWLGLVGRFHLEGVPDVVQFQFSFWYMLPGAAIVAAFFGLLFGAPTLRLKGDYLAIVTLGFGEIVPIVVRNEQKLTNGAMGLNGVLAPTAFGHNFGVNATPYYYVAVAMIVLLMFVSYRLKASRVGRAWMAIREDEIAAGAMGVNRTRLKLLAFATGAGFGGMTGTLYIAKLQTATPDMFQFPVSVMILVMIVLGGMGSVPGVVLGALLLQLLQSWFLQDLTQWLHALGRLTGIVSLQHVELAQTIELLFGIILVTMMLYRRQGLIPASRTTAPLSMEEQAAAPTRGGIGISLSRLARTKVPENTPLLETRGLTKRFGGITAVRGVDLVVPPHSIVGLIGPNGSGKTTFFNLVTGLDTPDSGRILFAGRDATGLPAHAVVERGIARTFQSLRLFPDMTVLENVLVGMHAWTHANALGAVLHTAAVRTEERESVEWAMEVLKIFGNRLAPRVNHLASSLSYANRRRLEIARAIAARPALLLLDEPTAGMNPAETLELADQIRSLKDMGLTVLLIEHKLNVVNTISDKVAVLDYGEKIAEGTAEEVHRNPDVIRAYLGRTSAARV from the coding sequence GTGGCTGACGTCTCGCCGGCTGAAGTCTCGTCCCTCCACACGATCGACGGGGAGCCGCAGGTCGCGCCGCCCCCGACGCAGACGCCGGCGTGGCGGGCGATCGCCGCCCCGGTCCTCCGGCCGTTCGAACGGATCCCCGCGGCCGCCCGGGCGCGCCTCGCCGGGGTGCTTTTGCTGGCCGCGGCGCTGGCGTTCCCGGTGCTGCACTCCAACGGCGGCGATGTGGACGCCGCGACGAACGCGCTGTGTTTTGCCGCGCTCGCGCTCGGCCTCAACATCGTGGTCGGCTTCGCCGGCCTGCTGGATCTCGGCTACGCCGCGTTCTTTGCGATCGGCGCGTACACGTACGGCATCCTGGCGTCCGGCCAGCTGCACCCGCTGTGGACCCCGGCCTGGCAGCCGCTCGCGTGGCTCGGCCTCGTCGGCCGGTTCCACCTCGAAGGTGTGCCGGACGTCGTGCAGTTCCAGTTCTCCTTCTGGTATATGTTGCCCGGGGCGGCGATCGTCGCCGCGTTCTTCGGCCTGCTGTTCGGCGCCCCGACGCTGCGGTTGAAGGGCGACTACCTCGCGATCGTGACGCTGGGGTTCGGGGAGATCGTGCCGATCGTCGTCCGCAACGAGCAGAAGCTGACGAACGGCGCGATGGGGCTGAACGGGGTGCTTGCGCCGACGGCGTTCGGCCACAACTTCGGCGTCAACGCAACCCCGTACTACTACGTCGCGGTTGCGATGATCGTGCTCCTCATGTTTGTGAGTTACCGCCTCAAGGCGTCCCGTGTCGGCCGCGCCTGGATGGCGATTCGCGAGGACGAGATCGCCGCCGGGGCGATGGGCGTCAACCGCACGCGTCTCAAGCTGCTGGCCTTCGCGACCGGCGCGGGGTTCGGCGGCATGACCGGCACGCTGTACATCGCCAAGCTGCAGACCGCGACGCCGGACATGTTCCAGTTCCCGGTGTCCGTGATGATCCTCGTCATGATCGTGCTCGGCGGGATGGGCAGCGTCCCGGGCGTGGTCCTGGGCGCCCTGCTGCTGCAGTTGCTGCAGTCGTGGTTCCTCCAGGACCTGACGCAGTGGCTGCACGCCCTGGGTCGCCTGACCGGGATCGTCTCGCTCCAGCACGTCGAGCTGGCGCAGACGATCGAACTGCTCTTCGGCATCATCCTCGTGACAATGATGCTGTACCGCCGCCAGGGGCTGATTCCGGCGTCCAGAACGACCGCGCCGCTCTCGATGGAGGAGCAGGCGGCGGCGCCGACGCGCGGCGGCATCGGGATCTCGCTCAGCCGGCTGGCGCGGACGAAGGTGCCGGAGAACACGCCGCTCCTGGAGACGCGCGGGCTGACGAAGCGTTTCGGCGGGATCACCGCGGTGCGCGGCGTCGATCTCGTGGTCCCGCCGCACTCTATCGTCGGCCTGATCGGGCCGAACGGCTCCGGCAAGACGACTTTCTTCAACCTTGTGACCGGGCTCGACACTCCGGATTCCGGCCGTATTCTGTTCGCCGGGCGCGACGCCACGGGGCTCCCGGCGCACGCGGTCGTCGAGCGCGGCATCGCGCGTACGTTCCAGTCGCTGCGCCTGTTTCCGGACATGACAGTCCTCGAGAACGTCCTCGTCGGCATGCACGCCTGGACGCATGCCAACGCGCTGGGCGCCGTGCTGCACACGGCCGCCGTCCGCACGGAGGAGCGCGAGTCGGTCGAATGGGCGATGGAGGTCTTGAAAATCTTCGGCAACCGGCTCGCGCCGCGGGTGAACCATCTCGCGAGCAGCCTCTCCTACGCCAACCGGCGGCGGCTGGAGATCGCCCGCGCGATCGCGGCGCGTCCGGCGCTGCTGCTGCTCGACGAGCCGACCGCGGGCATGAACCCCGCGGAGACGCTCGAGTTGGCCGACCAGATTCGCAGCCTGAAGGACATGGGTCTTACCGTGCTGTTGATCGAGCACAAGTTGAACGTCGTCAACACGATTTCGGACAAGGTCGCCGTGCTGGACTACGGCGAGAAGATCGCCGAAGGCACCGCGGAGGAGGTCCATCGGAACCCCGATGTCATCCGAGCCTATCTCGGCCGGACGTCCGCTGCTCGAGTTTAA